A DNA window from Aminipila luticellarii contains the following coding sequences:
- the rpmA gene encoding 50S ribosomal protein L27 — translation MASKKGVGSSKNGRDSESKRLGVKRGDGQYVSAGSILVRQRGTKFHPGNNVGIGGDDTLFAKIDGAVKFERYDKTRKQVSVYPKEA, via the coding sequence ATGGCAAGTAAGAAGGGAGTAGGTAGCTCCAAGAACGGTCGTGACAGTGAATCGAAACGTTTAGGCGTTAAAAGAGGCGACGGTCAGTATGTAAGTGCTGGCAGTATCCTGGTTAGACAGAGAGGAACAAAGTTTCATCCTGGCAATAACGTAGGCATTGGCGGAGACGATACTTTATTTGCTAAGATTGACGGAGCTGTAAAGTTCGAACGATATGACAAAACAAGAAAGCAAGTAAGCGTTTATCCTAAAGAAGCTTAA